In Cherax quadricarinatus isolate ZL_2023a chromosome 35, ASM3850222v1, whole genome shotgun sequence, the following are encoded in one genomic region:
- the Vps2 gene encoding charged multivesicular body protein 2a: MPLEWLFGRKMTPEEMLRKNQRALTKAMRDLDRERSKMEQQEKKIIADIKKMAKMGQMDAVKVMAKDLVRTRRYTKKFIMMRAQIQAVSLKITTLKSQNAMAQAMKGVTKAMMNMNKQLKLPQIQQIMQEFEKQTEIMDMKEEMMNDVIDDAMGDEDDEEESDAIVSQVLDELGLQMTEGLSELPSAGGTLGTTTASKTPVAVADAADDDIQARLDNLRRE; encoded by the exons ATGCcgttggaatggctatttgggcGGAAAATGACACCAGAGGAAATGCTGAGAAAAAATCAGCGTGCCTTAACCAAAGCCATGCGAGATCTAGATCGAGAGAGATCAAAGATGGAGCAGCAGGAGAAGAAAATAATTGCTGATATCAAAAAGATGGCAAAGATGGGACAGATG GATGCGGTGAAAGTGATGGCAAAGGACCTGGTGCGCACCCGACGCTACACCAAAAAATTCATCATGATGCGTGCCCAGATCCAAGCTGTATCCCTTAAAATTACCACATTAAAGAGCCAAAATGCCATGGCTCAGGCTATGAAAGGAGTCACAAAGGCCATGATGAATATGAACAA GCAACTAAAGCTTCCTCAGATCCAGCAAATTATGCAGGAATTTGAAAAGCAAACTGAAATTATGGATATGAAAGAAGAAATGATGAATGATGTGATTGATGATGCCATGGGTGATGAAGACGATGAAGAGGAGAG TGATGCTATTGTATCTCAAGTGTTGGACGAACTTGGCCTCCAAATGACAGAAGGTTTGAGTGAACTTCCATCAGCTGGTGGAACTCTTGGTACAACAACTGCTTCCAAGACACCTGTTGCTGTAGcagatgctgctgatgatgacaTTCAGGCAAGATTGGACAACCTCAGGAGAGAGTGA